In Toxotes jaculatrix isolate fToxJac2 chromosome 12, fToxJac2.pri, whole genome shotgun sequence, the following are encoded in one genomic region:
- the LOC121190887 gene encoding P2Y purinoceptor 3-like, with the protein MGLSQASSVTPDVNLVVTSNHPNTSGTLPTSSLPPSSCSIDESYKYVFLPVCYSLTFLFSLTLNSVVLLRSCRHHGGCCGGGGGSSGGGRRWNTSLIYMVNLATTDLMYGLSLPFLVASYVLRDSWVFGDFMCRLVRFLFYFNLYCSIFFLTCISVHRYLGICHPMRTITLESKRVVKGTCALVWVVVFILTCPIFRFAQTGYIRRGGVGVPGPGEAKDDGNRTGEQDVEGYMNCWDDAIDKEFADYVPYGIVLHLLGFFVPFVIIAWCYSQVVRTIFQTLRSPPSSVEGGEDGQVGDGAAEGVRERERTSVSISGSQYSHYIRRRRKSIKTIVTITLLFALCFLPFHVTRTLFLLLRRGQLGGCNAMKTVSICYKVTRPLASCNAWLNALLYFLTGDKGAPCCWPVERTVRRDRRSGSLWWPLKILKKDGVGEDDQEAAEKVEREVHMENESKSSRIIF; encoded by the exons ATGGGATTGAGTCAAGCCTCCAGCGTCACTCCAGACGTTAACCTGGTGGTGACAAGCAACCATCCCAACACCTCTGGCACCTTGCCAACCTCATCTCTCCCTCCGTCATCCTGCAGCATTGATGAATCCTACAAGTACGTCTTCCTGCCCGTCTGCTACTCCCTGACCTTTCTCTTTAGCCTCACCCTCAACTCTGTGGTGTTGCTGCGCTCCTGCCGCCACCACGGTGGCTGCtgtggcggcggcggcggtaGCAGTGGTGGTGGGCGGCGCTGGAACACCTCACTGATCTACATGGTGAACCTGGCGACCACTGACCTGATGTATGGCCTGTCGCTGCCCTTTCTGGTGGCCAGCTACGTACTGAGGGACAGCTGGGTGTTCGGGGACTTCATGTGCCGCCTCGTACGCTTCCTCTTCTACTTCAACCTCTATTGCTCCATCTTCTTCCTCACCTGCATCTCTGTGCACAG GTACCTGGGGATCTGCCATCCGATGAGGACCATCACTCTAGAGAGCAAGCGGGTGGTGAAGGGGACCTGTGCATTGGTGTGGGTGGTGGTTTTCATTCTCACCTGCCCCATCTTCAGGTTTGCCCAGACTGGATACATCAGGCGAGGAGGTGTTGGTGTTCCCGGGCCTGGAGAAGCAAAGGACGACGGGAACAGGACTGGGGAACAGGACGTGGAGGGGTACATGAACTGCTGGGATGACGCCATCGATAAGGAGTTTGCCGACTATGTCCCATACGGCATCGTCCTCCACCTGTTGGGCTTCTTTGTGCCCTTTGTCATCATCGCCTGGTGCTACTCTCAGGTGGTCAGGACGATATTTCAGACCCTGCGCTCCCCTCCCAGCTCAGTAGAAGGCGGCGAGGATGGTCAGGTGGGTGATGGGGCAGCAGAAGGAGTTAGAGAGCGGGAAAGaacctctgtctccatctccgGATCCCAGTACTCCCACTACATCCGTCGGCGGCGGAAATCCATAAAAACCATTGTTACTATCACACTGCTGTTTGCTCTCTGTTTCCTGCCCTTCCACGTGACCCGGACACTGTTCCTGCTCCTGCGGCGGGGGCAGCTCGGTGGCTGCAACGCCATGAAGACCGTCTCCATCTGCTACAAGGTCACTCGGCCGCTTGCCTCCTGCAACGCCTGGCTCAACGCTCTCCTCTACTTCCTGACGGGGGATAAAGGCGCCCCCTGCTGCTGGCCGGTAGAACGCACTGTCCGCCGAGACCGCCGGAGTGGCTCCCTCTGGTGGCCGCTGAAGATCCTAAAAAAGGACGGAGTGGGAGAGGATGACCAGGAGGCAGCTGAGAAAGTTGAAAGGGAGGTGCACATGGAAAATGAGTCAAAATCTTCAAGAATAATCTTCTAG